In Strigops habroptila isolate Jane chromosome 2, bStrHab1.2.pri, whole genome shotgun sequence, one genomic interval encodes:
- the NXPE3 gene encoding NXPE family member 3 isoform X2, whose protein sequence is MDRAEDSTDSPSGYYYEDQWRSRTHWIHHFNKSDDITKCLQGKVIHLFGDSTIRQWFEYLTAFVPDLVEFNLGSPKNVGPFMSVDLKHNILLKFRCHGPPIRFSTVFSSELRYIANELNGIVGGRNTVIAITIWSHFSTFPVEVYIRRLRNIRRSIIQLLDRSPKTLIIIRTANVQELGPEVSLFNSDWYSFQLDSVMRKMFSGIAVHFVDAWEMSLAHYLPHNLHPKEVIVKNQIDTFLSYVCPLQT, encoded by the exons ATGGACAGAGCTGAAGATTCCACAGATTCCCCTTCTGGCTATTATTATGAAGATCAGTGGAGGTCCAGAACACACTGGATCCATCATTTTAACAAGTCAGATGATATAACCAAGTGCTTACAAGGAAAAGTAATCCATTTGTTTGGAGACTCTACAATAAGGCAGTGGTTTGAATACCTGACAGCATTTGTTCcag ATCTAGTGGAATTTAACCTGGGGAGTCCTAAGAACGTGGGGCCTTTCATGTCTGTGGACCTGAAGCACAATATCCTACTGAAGTTCCGCTGTCACGGGCCACCCATTCGCTTCTCCACAGTCTTTAGCAGTGAACTGCGTTACATTGCCAATGAACTGAATGGCATAGTGGGTGGGAGAAACACGGTGATAGCCATAACTATATGGTCGCACTTCAGCACTTTCCCTGTGGAAGTGTATATCCGACGGCTGAGAAACATTCGGAGATCAATTATTCAACTGCTGGATCGCAGTCCCAAGACTTTAATAATCATCAGAACTGCTAATGTTCAGGAGCTTGGGCCAGAAGTGAGCCTCTTTAACAGTGATTGGTATTCCTTTCAGCTTGATTCTGTCATGAGGAAAATGTTCTCAGGAATTGCTGTGCACTTTGTGGATGCTTGGGAGATGTCTCTGGCTCACTACCTGCCACATAACTTGCACCCAAAAGAAGTAATTGTTAAGAATCaaatagatacatttttatCTTACGTGTGCCCTTTGCAAACTTAG